CGCCTGCATAAAACACAATTTCCATATAATCACTCTGTCGAAATGAGCAACCCCAGACTTCAAACTTTtagaaaccaaaaccacttttcttatggaagtttctccaggtacacgaaacgtacaggGTAGTGTGGGTTTTCATTAGAAAGgcaattgcatgtactttcggggcaaataTGATCTATGGGTTTGGAAggatctacgatgaaatatgagtgTAGAAAGACTAGCATCAGCTCGGAGAGAgagtttgggtttatctttacttgacacataaaaaatgatatgcgCCTATGCCCAAATGTTTATTCTGACGAGTTGGATTATGAACGGCGCCTTCGGCCGGACAaaggtgcataatatttattaaacgtttctcaaattataattttactcaaaaacgtCAGGTTGATTTTACTTGACTGCGGCAAAACTTCATCTCAAGTTCTTGAGTAAAATGTCTACAGTCTTTTACacttcaaatgtctcactgtcaaatttttcagagaacttcattgtgtcattgcgaattgacattctttggaaaaaatgacagtgagacatttgaaatgtaaaaGCATGTATCAAAAACTGTAAATGGAAAGAAGCTTTCCTGTGTTCTTACCGACCTCAGCTTCACTTCGGATTGGTAAAGTTCACACACGGAGTACCATATCCATCATATTCCTCATAATGATATAATTTTCTATTCAACGACTCTCAttatgtaaatgactattacaCCGGCTAgcggaaaaaaacatttcttacaCCTGTTTGTAATAAAATGCTCATTATATACCTCCCATTGCTTCCTCTAATTTTACGCACATGATTTGAAGTGATAATTGTAAAGAGCTCTGTGTCACGTCTCAATTTTGCATGTCGAAAATGAATGGCATCGCATAGTTAGATAATTAATAGGCATGTTAATTGAATTAGCATTTacaagctttaaaaaaatggatagAGTTACCGCCCTCGACATTGATAGTGAAAACGTATACGTATAGGAGTGGACAAACGTTAGTTGTGGAGTCCACCCACATAATCATAATCCATGATAATGAAGGGAAGAAAATTTcccaataaaatataaaacgattttagcataaaaaagaagtcacaaaaatgtttaacaaaaaatgggTAGAATGGTGTGTAGTGAACGTTTCAACAAATATATCATTTAGCTACTGACGGCTAGACACTATCATTTCATCAGATTACTTTACGAATTTACTTGGATAGACTTTGCGCTTTTTAGGCTTTGAATCGAGGGTGAGAAAATAACGCCAACCTGGAAATGGCATGAGTTTcagaaaacttgaaaaattgttGCTTTGGTGCGATGGGATATGAGCTTCGCCTTCAGCTTGAATTATAAAACTTTCTACTCGTCAAAATATACCTTTCAAAACCTTTCAAACACTGATATTCATCTGTAATTGACGACAACGACTAAAAAAATGGCGGTAGCCTCATGTTAATGTGGTCTTTTATGGCAAAAGCTATGTCTAAACCGTCTAAACagacgaagtaaaagatcttgCATCGTATAGAGTTCTTAGGCAATACTttgaacaaacgaagtaacagattcagagggattcttttgaaaaacagcctaccgaaatcggacgcattttctattggaattttttatatgtgcctagaaaggacttcgaccctagtggccaaaaccactttcaaaaaaattcttcgaagtttgtgtggctggtcaaaggtgagcaaaaaccgaaaagttgcaattttcttacaaaaattgctccagttacacgagccgtacagggtcgtgtggggtgtcattagaaaggtaatcacatgtactattgagccgaatagggtcttattgggtttaaaattcatccacactgaaatatgtgcagttgaagttttcaaccgcagacttacactgttcttactgaaatttctcgaggtacacaaaatgtacatggtcgtgtggggtatcatttgaaaggtaattttatgagcttttgagccaaatagagttttatgtggtttggatacatatgcgatgaaaaagaagttgaaatgtttaagtgtccatatttcatcatagatgcatccaaaccacattagTCTCTTTTGATATGTTAAATGGGATGTGCTAGCCTCCATTTTAAgccaatgaaatgaaaaatcggttggGATGGTCAttgacaaaaccataaaattggacTTCGATACCTCACCCTGACTCACAGCTACAACCTTTCGACCCGGCGAtacttttattagaatcgtctgtcaattctctacaaactacTATTAGATCAAAACCGGCCGGGTCGTTTCATTTCggggaaatattttctgaaaaagtcatgattttgaaattttgaaattttcttagagTCGCCCCGAGCCAGAGATGttggttaaaaaaaagaacttcttctacgaaatgatcaCCTTGAAATTCCCCATCGATAGCACCATAAATGTCAGGAAGcaaaaatggtgtgtccgattcataaaatatttcacctTATCAGGGCCGTGATGGTCGTGACTCACACATGTCAGAGAAATCATTCAGCGATGTATGGAACTACGTCCAAAATCAGAAATCACTCTTGGAGGCATAGGAcgacaattaaaagtttctTTCATAAAAGATTCTCTGGTGTGTACTAAGTGAAACCAGGAGTCAATTGATAAGGCCAAAGATTACTTTAATCATTGAAAGAACTACCAGATTTGATGATTATCCTAACAGGATGTACAGTTCACATTTACGCTCTGAAAGATTACAGTGATTGATTATCACTTTCAATATTTCTGGCCAAATTTATCTAGCAGCTCAGTTATCTACCAACGTACTCTAAActcaaaaaaacgaaagacacaaatgaatttgctaaaattggAAATACCACCACTTGTGTGGAAACagttaaaaacaatttgtgcTGCGTTAGATTGgctgttttatttatttattagttCATTCAAAAGCAGTGACTGATTTTATCAGGAAAAAGTTATTAGTCATTTCATTTATGGCATTTGACAGTCTGACTCTTTTAACGTAATTTGAATCTGTGTAAACAGTGTACACGACagcaaatataaataaatctaCAATTGAAGACGGCATGTCTGTATTTAACcggaaaaatcaacaaacagtTTCTTTAATGTATGCTAGAAGAGCGTATAGTCATTAGAATAAATTATGCGGCACAGATCTGTGCATACAATCAATGGCAAATGTTTCATATTAACCAGACGGTATAATTACTGTCCCAAGTCAGTTAAGCTCATTTCACAAAGAATTCGTAACTGGATAACATTTATACGGTCTGTATAACAACAAACATTGTGTATATGATGTAGATGATCTCGGTGACATTTTTCTACTTAAAAAGTTAACATAAAAAGACATAATGATCCATGGGTTCAACAAAGTTCAATAAAAGAGATTCATAACATTAGAATCACGTCACAGCAACTTGTATAATGAAGAATAAACTGTAATTTATTGTATACAAAAATGATGATGGTACGGTGCAACGCCCTTTGATACATCTCCTAAATCGATAGACAAGAATAATAAAGGAGCAAACTAACACCCCGATTGAAGTCCTACGACTACAACATTTCTGTCTGTagtttgaacattttgttaGGATTTCGGTCTATGATTGAAAAATGGAATGGTTCTTTATGCTTACGTTTTGCTTGTTGGTAAATGTTTTATTGCACCATTGCCTCGACTAAATATCGATTTGGTTTCACGGTGTATTATGCGATCACAAAAAGtctatttttgttacaattttcacTGATTTAATTCGACTTAAAAATCCAAACGAAAATTGAGCAATCGAACATTGTTACAAGTGTATACGTTTAAGGTGACGAATTAGCATCAAGTTTAACacaagcaacaaaaaaaatgttgtaaaaaaaagggaaaataaaaaaaaatgttcagtcGATTGAAAGTCACGAAGTGATTTATCTACTTTTGTGTACTTTACGGTCACTCGCGTTAATTGAAAGTAAACGAAACTCAATTTTGACTAAATGATTTTACCACAAAAAGCTGTTATCAATTCACATACACGTCTTATCAGTCATAAATGTTGCGGAAAAGTTatccaaattcaatttcgattGTTTGTTACAACACAAGAGAACCATCGTTCCATTGTAGGCAAGAGAggcttttttttcgcacaaaaCAACAGCGGCGCAATTCGACTGTTTGCGTTCACCATGTTTTTTAGCTGTGTGACAGACTGTCAGAGTGGAGGGAATTGTATAAATGGTATGGTGAGTTTCTCAGCAGCTGTTCggtgaaagaaaataaataacaaaagttATCCGGCTGTAATTTTGGCTATTGTAGATTATCACGTTAACGAATTTGCACCTCAAGTTTCAAAATGAATGCTTTACGAAATGTAAGTTGATTATAGTGATGTCACGTCCCGGTTGGGCAAGTAGTGGGCATGTTATATAGGGAGCTATACTCTAACAGAATCACTCAGAGTACTCTTATCACCTACTTACTATCATGTCATACGTGGAGGTTGGTTATTGCTTAGACTACTACGTGAAGTGATCTTGAGCAGATCGGAGGTCGAAGCCTACAGTGTGCcaaattttctataaattcaACCGATTGGAATGGCAATTACTCACCTAAACATTTATCCAGCTAGGTCATTAACCTTACACAGGCAGCAAGCATATCACCAGTATTGTCAAAACTTCGTATTCCTTTGAGTTGCTGAttttgaacaatgaaaatctattacttcttctaCTTCAACATGTAGTTTGCTATACGCACGGTATTTAGCCAGGATTCATCGTTTTTGTCGATGTTGTCTTTGCCAGATTAAATAGCCGTCCATAACTTGCTCGTTGACCTCTGACGACGTTAGAGGCAAAGGTATACTAATCCACTCTCGTCCCAGATATCTCTAAGACTCTGTTCAGTTCCACACAACCGATCCTATTGCGTGCAAGCACAGAAACCAACCGTTACAACGGAAACGGATGGCGTTAGGCACATTGTACTCAATAATCCCAAAACGAGGAACTCCCTTTCCATGGACATGATGACACAATTGGTTAAGGATATCAAACGGAATCGAGATGACGAACAATTGAGATGTATAGTACTGTCGGCGAGTGAGGGAAAGGTCTTTTCGGCCGGTCACAATTTGAAAGAATTGACGAAAGAGAGTGGAACGGATTTCCACAAGGCTGTGTTTGTTAAATGTTCGGAATTAATGGTGGAAATAGCAAAAAGTCCGGTGCCAGTGATTGCGAAAGTGGATGGACTTGCTGGTAATGAACATTTATCGAAGAATTGGATGTGAGTGAacgattttaaagaaaaattctattcCAGCTGCTGCTGGTTGCCAGTTAATAGCCGCATGTGATTTGGTAGTCTGTTCCGATAGAAGCTCATTCTCGACACCTGGGtactttcaaattgaaattgctaACGTTAATTccattttcttacattttcctCTAATACTTCACTTACAGCGCAagttttggaatattttgttcGACACCAGGCATTCCGTTGGTCCGTAACATTCCGCGAAAGAAGTCAGCATATATGCTGTTCACCGGTCTTCCACTATCAGCCCAGGAAGCTGTAACCGCTGGTCTCGTCAGTTCGTGTGTACCAGTCGAACAATTGGATGCCGAAACGGAGAAAATCTGCAATGCCATCAAGACGAAAAGCCGTGCGGTAATCGAATTGGGTAAAAAGTTCTACTACGAACAGATGTCAATGGATATCAATGTGGCCTACAAGTACGGCGAACAGGTTATGGTAAACAACATAGCTTTAGCGGATGGTCAAGAGGGCATACGTAGTTTCATAGAAAAGCGAAAGCCAAATTGGTCTCACAGCCGTGAGTGAGCCCGATAAATTGCGGAGTAGGAACGGAACCGAATTGCATTTATGAAACGCTGTGCCACTTATGTCTCcattcgtttttatttaatccatGAAATGTTATATAATAAAGCATGAAACTCTATGCCAGAAATATTTACTTTGTAACAGTGCAACTGACACTAATATCCGCCACCTTAGTCAGGCTTAATTTTGCACAAATTTCTCAGCGGCATATACGTGGTATTTCCTGCCTGAAGCTTACAAACTGCATTCATTTGGTCAATGTCAATAATTCTTCCGGTGGTGTCTCGAAGATCGCCGTAAATGACCTTGAATTCGTCACTGATGCTGGGCAAAACCGGTTCCAACTGTTCGCACTCTATCGAAACACTTCGATCTTCTTGCGGTAAGAACACCGAACAGATCCGATTGTTAACCGTTCGAATAACTCCCGTCTGTCCAGCCAAATCACCGTCGTCGTGACTGCGAATTCGTACCTCAATGTCACTGGTGCACCAATCTCCCAGCTGAGAATCGAGACCAGCGCCAGGCGTTTGTGGATTGAATGGTGAAAACTGGGACGTTCCAGGTGTATTTGGCGAATACGCCGAAGGAGATGGTGTACCCATGTGTCCGATTTGGTATGGCGATGGACTTGGGCTGGGACTGGGCTGCAGTGGACTGTATTCCGACCCGTAAATGTTTCCTCCTGGAGTTTGTGGAGCATACGACGCGTATGGTGTGTTTGAATTGTAAATTGGACTGGGCGATGGATCGTCCAACATGTCAAAGTCATTGCTTCGAGCCGGAGTATTTGTAACACTCGGGTCCCAGGCATTATGACGTGGAGTCATGCTGCCGTCATGTGACGGTGTCATCGAACCATGAGGAGTTCGACTACCAATATCGTATTGTGGCGTAGCATTTCCGTGCAGTGGAGTCTTCGATCCGCTGTAAACCGGTGTCTGTGCTCCATATCCAGGAGTTCTTCCAGGTGTGCGTCCAACTGTGATACTGCCATCTTTGGCCGGAGCTCCAACAACAGCAATGTGATTTCGATCGACCGAAATGGTTTGGCAGGATGAATGTAATTCGACACGAGCCGTTGCTTCAGTAGCATCTTTGACAATGCCAACAGCTCCTTTGTACGATCCACCAGTGATTTTGATACTTTTGCCGAGAATTTCACGATCTCGTGATATCCGATTACCACCACGTCCTCTGCCACCACCTCCACCACGTCCACGACCACCACCACCCATCGGATGCATCGGAGATTGAATTCTCGGTGACATAAAGCCCATCATTCCCATGGGACTCATTCCATTGGACGTATTTTTGTTACCGCCGGCCAATTTCAAATGCCGAGTCTTACACACAAAGATGCCACCGTTCTCGGTGTACATTCGCGAATGCAAAAAGGCCAAATTACGGTACAGATGCTTGATTTCGCCATCTCGACCAGCATGCGGTCCCTCTAAGACTTTGACGATGTCCTTTCGCCGTATCTGATTTTGATCGGAATCCAATGCGATGGTGTTTCGATTTTCTCGTCGTCTCTGCAGTGCCGTTGGCTTTGATTCCAACACTTTGCCGTTCATGCCAAGAACGTGAAAGTTTTCACGCTCTAAGCGCACAATCACACCAACTGTCTGTGCACTGAAACAAGTAAATTGCGAAACGTTAGATGGTCGGAAACTTTCTACTCGTTATGGTCTACTCACTCCAACTGCACTAAATCGCCCCATTCAAACTGTCCCAGGGAATCCACACCCGTCGCCATATCAGTACACAGTTGCAGATCTCTGGGTAAAACTTCCAGCTCGTGCATTGTCAAATCCGACACCAATACCACACGGCTCGGTTCCACGCGAACGATCAATCCAGTTTCACCTTCGTATCGACCAGCCAAAACTTTCACATGGTCACCggttttgaaatatttacgCAATTCGTTGGCTTTGAAGATCAATGGATCCTACGAATTGTTGGCAGTCAGTTAGTTGGGTCTAGACATAACTTTACCTCTTGTCGTACCTTTAAATCTTCGTGCTTCGGCATAACTGTTATCAAGTATCCATCGATTGCAATGATCTTGGCCTGCAAATTCTCCAAATCTCCAACGCATACTTCGACGTTGTCGCCCATTGAAAACGAATGCGTTGTTTGTGGATCCTCTCTGCCGGTGACAGCCAACTCGATATTGATTTCTACAGAAAGGTTAACAATGAAGCCGACAGTCCAATGATCATACGAACGTTAAATTCGTTACCTTCTGGCTGTTCTTCGAACCGTTCCAATTCGGCTAGCGTTGGCTTCACACCTTCCGACAAAATGGCCGAGATAATGAAATTCTTGTACAAGAATCCCTTGCGTGAATAACGATTGCCTTCGAACACCAGAAAATCTCCGTCAGACGTGACCTCTCCACCGATAGCTCTGTAAGAATAACTTtctcattaaaattgaaaatttcaggcaGAAGCATTGCCTTGACTAACCGAATAGCTTCAGGATCGAATGGTTTCGCTGGCGGACGACGTTTTCGTTTGCGTTTCGCGTCATCAGCATCTGTCTGTGTTGTTCTCAGAGCACCACGCAATCGCGTATAGTCAATGCGCGGCAACAATTTCAGATGAACTTGATTTTGTGCCATGTCCACGTAGTCCACCTGTGCAATGTCATCTTTGTATTGACTACGCTTTAGCCGAACCCATTGCTTCGGTTTCAATCCGGTCTGTTCTTTGACAACCTTCAGAACGTCTGTCATCTCTTTAATCGGCACCATTTCCTGTTTCCATTGTCCCATACGCAAATTGCTGACATTGTTAATGGCCGCCTTCACATGGGTCTGTTTGAATGCTTCGACGTAAATGTATCCTTTCACACCTTCCGGTGCCACTACCGCTTTTATTTGCAACGGCTCGTCCGTGTTTTGATAAGTCAGAAATTTGCGCATCAACAGCAGTGCGGTTATCTTTTCTTCTCCTATGCGACACTTCACCATCCACAAGTTGGGatctctgaaaaaaaatttttttttcgaaaatcggtGAGTTGAGGactttgattgaaattttccgTCAACTCACTTGATTGTTGGCAGCAACGTCTGCTGTGTAATTTCATCTGACATTTCCTCGCCACCGTCACCGAAATGACGACGTGCAATCGATTCGTCAGCATATCGCTTTTTCAGATATTCTTCAATCTCGTCTTCCTTCTGAGTGCTGAAACAACGAACGGAGATTAGGAAAACTACTTCACCAAGCACATAACCGAAACTTACTCCCACAGGTTACCACGTCGTCGGATTTCAATTTCTCTAGCTGTTGGTCCCAGTTCGTCCACTTCATTAACAATCCCCAGCTCATTCGCACCATCTTCCCATTCCTCATCTTCGTCCACTTCATCGTCAACTTCAGCCTCGTCAATAATAAATCCACCGAAAcgttccttcttcttcttcttcttgctCGGTCGATCGTCATCCTCGTCTTCCTCATATTCCTCCGAATCCAAATCTTCACCTTCTGGCTCTTCTTCGTCctctacttcttcttcttctgtcgtgaacaaaaaatgattaatcgaagtgaaaaaaaatcgttgcaaGTGGAGCTTACGTGATCTACGACGTCGATTCGGAACATCTGAGCCGGATTCAGAGCCTGCAGATGCTGATCGGGAACGAGATCGGGAAACCGAACGAGATGCCGATCtagaaacacatttttttttaatttagcaACATACTGAGCCATGAAGGCGGCAAATGTGTAACTTGTGCGGAATTCTTTTACTAGGGAATCAATTCTTTCTCCTTTAATCAGCGGAGCGTTAAGACCCTTTTCACACGACAATTGCTCTCAAAAATTCTTGTTTGTACTTGTCTTCGACTTGTTCTGCAAATCtcacacattttaaaacaaaaatttccaatcaaTTTGCCCGTCAGATACACAATTTTAAGATAGTATGCACTGCAATACGACAGTACACCAACAAATTGATGCCGTGCAATTATCTCCAATTATTGTGTCCATAACATTA
Above is a genomic segment from Bradysia coprophila strain Holo2 chromosome IV unlocalized genomic scaffold, BU_Bcop_v1 contig_106, whole genome shotgun sequence containing:
- the LOC119071000 gene encoding enoyl-CoA hydratase domain-containing protein 3, mitochondrial — translated: MNALRNISLRLCSVPHNRSYCVQAQKPTVTTETDGVRHIVLNNPKTRNSLSMDMMTQLVKDIKRNRDDEQLRCIVLSASEGKVFSAGHNLKELTKESGTDFHKAVFVKCSELMVEIAKSPVPVIAKVDGLAAAAGCQLIAACDLVVCSDRSSFSTPGASFGIFCSTPGIPLVRNIPRKKSAYMLFTGLPLSAQEAVTAGLVSSCVPVEQLDAETEKICNAIKTKSRAVIELGKKFYYEQMSMDINVAYKYGEQVMVNNIALADGQEGIRSFIEKRKPNWSHSRE
- the LOC119070969 gene encoding transcription elongation factor SPT5 isoform X2 — its product is MSDSEASNMSSGSDARSDMSNRSRSNNRSASRSVSRSRSRSASAGSESGSDVPNRRRRSQEEEVEDEEEPEGEDLDSEEYEEDEDDDRPSKKKKKKERFGGFIIDEAEVDDEVDEDEEWEDGANELGIVNEVDELGPTAREIEIRRRGNLWDTQKEDEIEEYLKKRYADESIARRHFGDGGEEMSDEITQQTLLPTIKDPNLWMVKCRIGEEKITALLLMRKFLTYQNTDEPLQIKAVVAPEGVKGYIYVEAFKQTHVKAAINNVSNLRMGQWKQEMVPIKEMTDVLKVVKEQTGLKPKQWVRLKRSQYKDDIAQVDYVDMAQNQVHLKLLPRIDYTRLRGALRTTQTDADDAKRKRKRRPPAKPFDPEAIRAIGGEVTSDGDFLVFEGNRYSRKGFLYKNFIISAILSEGVKPTLAELERFEEQPEEINIELAVTGREDPQTTHSFSMGDNVEVCVGDLENLQAKIIAIDGYLITVMPKHEDLKDPLIFKANELRKYFKTGDHVKVLAGRYEGETGLIVRVEPSRVVLVSDLTMHELEVLPRDLQLCTDMATGVDSLGQFEWGDLVQLDAQTVGVIVRLERENFHVLGMNGKVLESKPTALQRRRENRNTIALDSDQNQIRRKDIVKVLEGPHAGRDGEIKHLYRNLAFLHSRMYTENGGIFVCKTRHLKLAGGNKNTSNGMSPMGMMGFMSPRIQSPMHPMGGGGRGRGGGGGRGRGGNRISRDREILGKSIKITGGSYKGAVGIVKDATEATARVELHSSCQTISVDRNHIAVVGAPAKDGSITVGRTPGRTPGYGAQTPVYSGSKTPLHGNATPQYDIGSRTPHGSMTPSHDGSMTPRHNAWDPSVTNTPARSNDFDMLDDPSPSPIYNSNTPYASYAPQTPGGNIYGSEYSPLQPSPSPSPSPYQIGHMGTPSPSAYSPNTPGTSQFSPFNPQTPGAGLDSQLGDWCTSDIEVRIRSHDDGDLAGQTGVIRTVNNRICSVFLPQEDRSVSIECEQLEPVLPSISDEFKVIYGDLRDTTGRIIDIDQMNAVCKLQAGNTTYMPLRNLCKIKPD
- the LOC119070969 gene encoding transcription elongation factor SPT5 isoform X3; translation: MSDSEASNMSSGSDARSDMSNRSRSNNRSASRSVSRSRSRSASAGSESGSDVPNRRRRSQEEVEDEEEPEGEDLDSEEYEEDEDDDRPSKKKKKKERFGGFIIDEAEVDDEVDEDEEWEDGANELGIVNEVDELGPTAREIEIRRRGNLWDTQKEDEIEEYLKKRYADESIARRHFGDGGEEMSDEITQQTLLPTIKDPNLWMVKCRIGEEKITALLLMRKFLTYQNTDEPLQIKAVVAPEGVKGYIYVEAFKQTHVKAAINNVSNLRMGQWKQEMVPIKEMTDVLKVVKEQTGLKPKQWVRLKRSQYKDDIAQVDYVDMAQNQVHLKLLPRIDYTRLRGALRTTQTDADDAKRKRKRRPPAKPFDPEAIRAIGGEVTSDGDFLVFEGNRYSRKGFLYKNFIISAILSEGVKPTLAELERFEEQPEEINIELAVTGREDPQTTHSFSMGDNVEVCVGDLENLQAKIIAIDGYLITVMPKHEDLKDPLIFKANELRKYFKTGDHVKVLAGRYEGETGLIVRVEPSRVVLVSDLTMHELEVLPRDLQLCTDMATGVDSLGQFEWGDLVQLDAQTVGVIVRLERENFHVLGMNGKVLESKPTALQRRRENRNTIALDSDQNQIRRKDIVKVLEGPHAGRDGEIKHLYRNLAFLHSRMYTENGGIFVCKTRHLKLAGGNKNTSNGMSPMGMMGFMSPRIQSPMHPMGGGGRGRGGGGGRGRGGNRISRDREILGKSIKITGGSYKGAVGIVKDATEATARVELHSSCQTISVDRNHIAVVGAPAKDGSITVGRTPGRTPGYGAQTPVYSGSKTPLHGNATPQYDIGSRTPHGSMTPSHDGSMTPRHNAWDPSVTNTPARSNDFDMLDDPSPSPIYNSNTPYASYAPQTPGGNIYGSEYSPLQPSPSPSPSPYQIGHMGTPSPSAYSPNTPGTSQFSPFNPQTPGAGLDSQLGDWCTSDIEVRIRSHDDGDLAGQTGVIRTVNNRICSVFLPQEDRSVSIECEQLEPVLPSISDEFKVIYGDLRDTTGRIIDIDQMNAVCKLQAGNTTYMPLRNLCKIKPD
- the LOC119070969 gene encoding transcription elongation factor SPT5 isoform X1; this translates as MSDSEASNMSSGSDARSDMSNRSRSNNRSASRSVSRSRSRSASAGSESGSDVPNRRRRSRKLHLQRFFFTSINHFLFTTEEEEVEDEEEPEGEDLDSEEYEEDEDDDRPSKKKKKKERFGGFIIDEAEVDDEVDEDEEWEDGANELGIVNEVDELGPTAREIEIRRRGNLWDTQKEDEIEEYLKKRYADESIARRHFGDGGEEMSDEITQQTLLPTIKDPNLWMVKCRIGEEKITALLLMRKFLTYQNTDEPLQIKAVVAPEGVKGYIYVEAFKQTHVKAAINNVSNLRMGQWKQEMVPIKEMTDVLKVVKEQTGLKPKQWVRLKRSQYKDDIAQVDYVDMAQNQVHLKLLPRIDYTRLRGALRTTQTDADDAKRKRKRRPPAKPFDPEAIRAIGGEVTSDGDFLVFEGNRYSRKGFLYKNFIISAILSEGVKPTLAELERFEEQPEEINIELAVTGREDPQTTHSFSMGDNVEVCVGDLENLQAKIIAIDGYLITVMPKHEDLKDPLIFKANELRKYFKTGDHVKVLAGRYEGETGLIVRVEPSRVVLVSDLTMHELEVLPRDLQLCTDMATGVDSLGQFEWGDLVQLDAQTVGVIVRLERENFHVLGMNGKVLESKPTALQRRRENRNTIALDSDQNQIRRKDIVKVLEGPHAGRDGEIKHLYRNLAFLHSRMYTENGGIFVCKTRHLKLAGGNKNTSNGMSPMGMMGFMSPRIQSPMHPMGGGGRGRGGGGGRGRGGNRISRDREILGKSIKITGGSYKGAVGIVKDATEATARVELHSSCQTISVDRNHIAVVGAPAKDGSITVGRTPGRTPGYGAQTPVYSGSKTPLHGNATPQYDIGSRTPHGSMTPSHDGSMTPRHNAWDPSVTNTPARSNDFDMLDDPSPSPIYNSNTPYASYAPQTPGGNIYGSEYSPLQPSPSPSPSPYQIGHMGTPSPSAYSPNTPGTSQFSPFNPQTPGAGLDSQLGDWCTSDIEVRIRSHDDGDLAGQTGVIRTVNNRICSVFLPQEDRSVSIECEQLEPVLPSISDEFKVIYGDLRDTTGRIIDIDQMNAVCKLQAGNTTYMPLRNLCKIKPD